The window AAAACAAAAATGAGGCTTCTTCTGTAAATTCTTATTCCGTCTTCTTGTGTCATATCAATAAACCTTATTTTGCAGTCTTTTGAAATTACATACTTTAGTTCTTTTATCTCATTGTCAACCTTTGCAGCAACAATCGGTGATTTGAAAAGTCTTTGAAATTTTGGAACCAAATTAATAAGCATAGTACCAATTGGAACTTCCTGATATTCATTTATATCTGCGAAAAATATCTTGGCGGTGTCTTTTCTTTCCTGCATCATTTAATCTCCCCTTTGTTTTTCAATTTTTCCTCATACATTCGCATATCTGCAATCTTCAATAGCTCATCAAGGCTTTGTGTATCATCAGGATAAACTGCAACACCACAGCTAACCTTTATTTTTATCGGAAGTTGATTCTCTGACTCTTCCTCGATTAGCTTTTTTATATTTTTAATTCTATCTTCTATAGCTTCTTTACTGCAGTTTTTAAATATCACTGCAAACTCATCCCCACCAAACCTTGCCGGAACGTCAGTTTTTCTTATATTGTCTTTTATAATCCTTGCTATCATCTTTATTGCCTTGTCACCTACCGCATGACCATAAAAGTCATTAAGAAGCTTTAAATTGTCCATGTCAAAGAAAGCCAAACAAAACTTGCCACCATACCTGTCACATGAAAGTGACTCCATAATTAGTTCTTTTATAAAATACCGCCTGGTGTAAAGACCTGTAAGTTCATCCTCTGCTGATAGGTTTTTTATCTTCTCTATCCTCTCTATTTGTGCCAAAAGCGCCTGAGAAAAGTTCTTAAAAATCAAAAGTCCATCTTCAATCTCAGTATTTAGTTTAAATCTTTTAATGCTTGTATAGCAAATTAAAAGAGCAATAATTTGATTTTGCCTATAAACAGGAACAACTACAGCATTTTTGTATCTGTGCAAGAAGGAAAAATTTTTATCGTTCTCAAATTCACCAATCTCGTTTAATCTTGATATGCTCAAAACCTGAATGTTTTTTGCCATGTCAAAATACTCTCTATTTACTTTCAACTTTCTCTCTTTTTTATCAACTTTCTTGTCATCTTCACCTTTTGTGGTGACGAGAATAAAATTGTCTTGGTCTTGGCAATAATAAAAACATATTTTGGAAAAAATCTTAGAGTATATTTCATATATAAAATCTACAAGAAGATCAAAACTCTTTTTTAGGTCCAGCTTTTCTTCCAAAACCTCTCTGCTGAACATAGAAAGCTGACGCAAAAATCTAAACTGGCGCAATGTAATGTTTAAAAATATTGCAATAAATAGATACAAAAACGCCAAATTTTGTACTACTTCCACAAATACAATGCCGCTTCTCTTTGCCGCAGGCAATATCCCTTCACTAATTGCAAATAAAATGAGAAAAACTTTTAAACTTTTTAATTGCCTGAGGTTAGCATTTGTTATGAACAAAACAACAGAGATTATAATTCCTATTATAACTAAAATTCTACAAAACTTATACAAAATTATACCAACAGTTGGAGATGTCAAAAACAGCTGCTCTTTTGAATTGTTTATACTCTCTAAAGCCCAAAGTCCAAATAACACTAATATAATATTAATAGGAATTGAATACCTTGCCAATACATATTTTATTCTTTCTCCAAACAAAGAAGAGAAGATTAAAGAGTATACAATTAAAAGCTTTATAAATAAGTTCAAGAAAGCCATTCCCTGCAGAGAGTCTACATTATCTATAACCTCTCTACTCAAACTCAAGACATATATAAACTTTAAAGCAGTAAGCGAAAGAAATATCTTACCAAAGTTATAAAGTAAAGTATTTTTAAGCTCATTGCCTAATGTAAGTGAGATTATAAATATCCCAGTTATTGCAACAAGTCCAACAATCTCAAAAGATTTGTAGAGGTAAAACTTAACCATTTCTCTTGAAATTCTCACATTAGCAAAGGCAAACATAGGTGAAAAAACAAGACTAATTATAAAAACAAAGCCAAAAATCCTTTTCATATCAAATACCCTCGTTAACATAAAACTTTCCCCTATATTATTTATTCCCTTGCAAGGTGCATGTGATTTAATTATACTTCATTTTATCGAAAATTTAAAAGGGAGACTTTTTAAAATCTCCCTCTTCTTTTCTCCTTCTTTACATTTTCTTTTCACTCTCACAAACATATATTGCATCATTTAGTAATACATAATTACAAATTTCAAATATGTGGTGCCCTTCTTTCAGAACATCATACAATAATATTTTTTTTGCAGCAGGTCAATGAATCAACCCAATCTTTGAATAGAAAATAATTCAAGAAATTCTTTTTCACTGAGCTCACATCAATGAACAAAACTTCGTAATCAGCCACGGAAAATGGATGCAAACGTTTGGAAAAAGAAGTTTTTTAAGCTTCAAGTAAGTTTTTTCGTCACCGAAAAATGAGAACTCTTCAAGTCTCATCAGATGGGGCAACACCAAAATACTTGAGACAAGATGAGCTTCGCCGATGTAAGGCTTCAGAACTGCTGTCATTTGGGAGGTCAAGAGTTGTTGCCCTTCTACAACTATCATTTGTAACTTATCTTCCCTGTGAAAACCTTCGCTATATTTTTCTATATTATATTCTATAAATAAGTATGTGTCAATAAAATTATTAACTTTTAGATTAATCTTCCTGAAAAAGAGAAATAATAAATGGCTGTGCGGCCAGCTTCGATATAACCCTCCTGGTGATATAGTAAGCCAGACAGGCTCCTGTCATGCACCCCTGCGGCACACGCGAAAAAGCTGCTTACCGTTGCTTCCTTCCGGACCTGGCGGGGTTCACAGCCTTCGCGTTGCGCAGGACACAACCATCCTCGCCCCCGGCTTACCCTCAATGCCAACAGGGTTATACCTCATGCTGGCTATTCGACCCCGCTGTAGCGGATTGCGGGTTACAGGGCACCGCTACCTCCCCGTCATAGCACAGCCAAATCTTTATTTTGAGTTTTTAAAAGGTTTCTCTACAAGGTAAATTATACTCTCAAAATGTATCAAAATCAACCGTAAAAAATTTACTCACCGTTTGCTTGGGTCAGCCATACATGTGCAAGCTCAAGCGCTTTGTACAGGTTCTCTGCCTCACCTTTTTTAACAACTCTCTCTTTTACAGTAAGCTTTGGGTTGTTTATCTGAAGCTCAACAGAAAGTGGTGATGAGATTTTATAACCCCTGTACTCTTCCGTTCCTAAAACCACAAGCACAGCAACAAATCTGTCGTTTGGTCGTCCATAGTGAATTAGGTTATTTTTTATCTTATAAACCTCTCTACCTCTATATTTAAAAACCTCAGGCAAATGCATGGCAAAATCATCTCCTAAATTTAGTTTTTTCATAAAACTCCCATAGTGGATATGATACTAAACTTAAAGCTTTATTTCAAGCATTTTAGACAAAATTCTTTTTCCGCTTAACTAAGCTTTCCCGTATTTCATATGTCACATCTCTATTCAACGGCTCTGGAAGAATGATAAAAATCCCTTCACCTTTTTTAGCCCTATTCATTGCTGTTGAAAACAGTTCTACAACATCTTTAAACGTTTTTACCTCTTTGTATATAATCCTCTCTCTGTCCTCTATAAAATCTACTACACCTTTCTTGCTTTGGTCACACACAAATAGCAGTTTATTAATACCTATTTTCTCAAGATTTTCAACCAAAATTTTAATATGCTCTTTCTTCTGAATATCGTCAATTACAACCTTAACACCATTGATATCAAAAATATTGAACTTGCCGGGGTTTTGATGAGAGTCATTTTTGTATTCAATTAAGTACCTGTATATAATCTCAGGATCAACACTGTAAAAATAAAGTGCTGCCACAACCTGTAAAATATTCTCAATTGCAAATTTTAGCCTTCCATCATATGAATATGGAATTTCTTTTATGCTGCAAAATCCAAATGTTTCATCCCCATCAAAGATTGTGATGGTATCATCTTCCAAATACACACAAGGCTTTCTTAGCTCAATATGAGCCAAAAGGTCTGGATTGTCTGACTTTGCAGAGGTAAATATAGTTTTACACTTTACTTTGTTACTGTAAAGATATTTGAAAGGATCAGTTGCATTTAAAACAAGATATCCATTTTCCTTTATGCTTCTTGAAAACAGTATATTTCTTTCAATTTGGCTATTATCCAATGTATTTGTAATTATTCCTACAAAAGGCTCTATTTCTATTTCTTCAATTACAGATGTAGGATTGAATTCAATGAGTTTTATATCTGAGTTATCTGAGATACTTTTGAGATAAAAATTTTCTATCTCAGAATCTATTGTAACCTCAACACCACATCTTTGAAAAATGTATCTTATAATCTGCAAAACCGTAGATTTACCGATTGTTCCTGATACAGCAATAATTGGCACACTCGGGTTTGGCATCTTTTCAAAGTATACATCCAGAATTGCGCCATACACATCTACATTGCAGTTTTGAGAAAATACTCTCAAATCGCTATTTACCTCTAAATCTACGATATAGCCTCCGATAGCGGTATACGGTAGAGAGATATTCTTCTGTGACAAAATCTAAAACTGCAAACTGATATCCAAATTTTTCTACAGCATTGCAAAAAAGTTGTTGATTTGGATATGCTACCTTCTCTGTTACGTCCTCCACAATACAGCCGTTTTTGAAGTTTGTTGCCTCTTTTAAATACACTTTCATTCCACGTGGCAAAATGCTATCGAGATTAAAACCCTGTTTAAGTATGTTTTTTTGAATCTGCTTATTCTGCCTCTCTGACTCACTTAAAAGCTCAAAAATCTTCTTTTTACCATCACCTATAATATATGGCGATGTTCTTTTTACAGCTGCAAGCATCTTCCCATTGACAACTAAAATTTTATACGCATTCCCTAGAACAAACCTTTCTACAATTACCCTGCTTTCAACATTTTTGACTGCATTGAAAGCCTCTATTGCCTGCTGGTTTGTTCTTATATT is drawn from Caldicellulosiruptor naganoensis and contains these coding sequences:
- a CDS encoding GGDEF domain-containing protein yields the protein MKRIFGFVFIISLVFSPMFAFANVRISREMVKFYLYKSFEIVGLVAITGIFIISLTLGNELKNTLLYNFGKIFLSLTALKFIYVLSLSREVIDNVDSLQGMAFLNLFIKLLIVYSLIFSSLFGERIKYVLARYSIPINIILVLFGLWALESINNSKEQLFLTSPTVGIILYKFCRILVIIGIIISVVLFITNANLRQLKSLKVFLILFAISEGILPAAKRSGIVFVEVVQNLAFLYLFIAIFLNITLRQFRFLRQLSMFSREVLEEKLDLKKSFDLLVDFIYEIYSKIFSKICFYYCQDQDNFILVTTKGEDDKKVDKKERKLKVNREYFDMAKNIQVLSISRLNEIGEFENDKNFSFLHRYKNAVVVPVYRQNQIIALLICYTSIKRFKLNTEIEDGLLIFKNFSQALLAQIERIEKIKNLSAEDELTGLYTRRYFIKELIMESLSCDRYGGKFCLAFFDMDNLKLLNDFYGHAVGDKAIKMIARIIKDNIRKTDVPARFGGDEFAVIFKNCSKEAIEDRIKNIKKLIEEESENQLPIKIKVSCGVAVYPDDTQSLDELLKIADMRMYEEKLKNKGEIK